The following are from one region of the Cloacibacterium normanense genome:
- the nusA gene encoding transcription termination factor NusA — MDNLALIESFGDFKDEKGISKIDLMAIIEDSLKTLLRKRYDSDDHFDVIVNPDKGDFQIFLNKTIVEDEMSEDDDLEIEISEAKKIDPTFEVGEEYTQEIPVAQLGRRNILTLKQILATKLQEHNNAMLYEQFKDRIGELAIGEVHHIRHKHVILLDDEGNEYILPKENQIPSDFFRKGDNVRAVIETVDFKGSKPQIIVSRTAPKFLEKLLELEIPEIQDGTIILKKVVRIPGEKAKIAVDAYDDRIDPVGACVGVKGSRIHGVVRELRNENIDVIQWSKNSEILVKRALGNVTINKVEINEDENYALVYTPVEEISKVIGKQGQNIRLASWLSGFEIDVYREKQADDDVELTEFDDEIEAWIIAEFKKVGLETAKSVLDKDTEALVNMTDLEEETIEEVKRILKAEFED, encoded by the coding sequence ATGGACAATTTAGCGTTGATTGAATCCTTTGGTGATTTTAAAGACGAAAAAGGGATTAGTAAGATTGATTTAATGGCCATCATTGAAGATTCATTGAAAACTCTTTTGAGAAAAAGATATGATTCTGATGACCATTTTGACGTGATTGTAAACCCTGATAAAGGAGATTTTCAGATATTTCTAAATAAAACAATTGTGGAAGATGAAATGTCAGAAGATGATGATTTAGAAATAGAAATTTCAGAAGCGAAAAAAATAGACCCTACTTTCGAAGTAGGTGAAGAATATACTCAAGAAATTCCTGTAGCACAACTGGGAAGAAGAAATATTTTAACCCTTAAACAAATTCTAGCAACTAAATTGCAAGAGCATAACAATGCAATGCTTTATGAGCAGTTTAAAGATAGAATTGGAGAATTGGCCATCGGTGAAGTACATCATATTCGTCACAAACATGTAATTTTGCTAGATGACGAAGGTAATGAATACATTTTGCCAAAAGAAAACCAAATTCCTTCTGACTTTTTCAGAAAAGGAGATAATGTAAGAGCGGTAATCGAAACGGTAGATTTCAAAGGTTCTAAGCCTCAAATTATCGTTTCTAGAACTGCTCCTAAATTCTTAGAAAAGTTATTAGAACTTGAGATTCCAGAAATTCAAGATGGTACTATTATTTTGAAAAAAGTAGTGAGAATTCCTGGTGAAAAAGCGAAAATCGCGGTAGATGCTTATGATGATAGAATAGACCCAGTTGGAGCTTGCGTAGGGGTAAAAGGTTCTAGAATTCATGGCGTGGTAAGAGAATTGAGAAATGAAAATATAGACGTTATTCAATGGTCTAAAAATTCAGAAATTCTTGTGAAGAGAGCACTTGGTAATGTAACGATTAATAAAGTAGAAATCAATGAAGATGAAAACTACGCACTCGTTTATACGCCAGTAGAAGAAATTTCTAAAGTAATCGGTAAACAAGGTCAAAATATTAGATTGGCATCTTGGTTATCTGGTTTTGAAATAGATGTTTACAGAGAAAAACAAGCAGATGATGATGTGGAATTAACAGAATTTGACGATGAAATCGAAGCTTGGATTATTGCTGAGTTTAAGAAAGTAGGTTTAGAAACTGCGAAAAGTGTGTTAGATAAAGATACAGAAGCGCTAGTAAACATGACAGACTTAGAGGAAGAAACGATAGAAGAAGTAAAAAGAATTCTAAAAGCAGAATTCGAAGATTAA